One Clupea harengus chromosome 11, Ch_v2.0.2, whole genome shotgun sequence DNA window includes the following coding sequences:
- the cxcr3.1 gene encoding C-X-C chemokine receptor type 3.1 isoform X2: protein MIGDYYNYSEYNEDETCCVGAVCDQNHSMEFAAVFVPVLYSVALVLGLVGNGLVVAVLWHKRRSWNVTDTFILHLAVSDVLLLLTLPFWAVEATQGWIFGTGLCKTTGALFKINFYCGIFLLACISVDRYMSIIHAVQMYSRKNPWVVQVSCLAVWLVCILLSIPDWLYLTVSFDSRRNKTECVYDYPQPQASWRLGFRLLYHVLGFLIPATIMVFCYTRILLRLCRGSQSMQKQRAMRVILALVVAFFISWTPYNITLMADTLQTNVSSTSDSSSCHTMTTLDITQTITSTLGYMHCCVNPLLYAFVGVKFRRHLVEMLKAMHCPLKSRMASISRRSSMWSETGDTTNTSAF from the exons ATGATAGGTGACTATTACAATTATTCTGAATATAATGAGGATGAAACCTGCTGCGTTGGGGCCGTGTGCGATCAGAACCACAGCATGGAGTTTGCTGCGGTCTTCGTCCCGGTTCTGTACTCAGTGGCTTTGGTGCTGGGGTTGGTGGGGAACGGCTTGGTCGTGGCAGTGCTGTGGCACAAGAGGCGGAGCTGGAACGTGACTGACACCTTCATCCTGCACCTGGCGGTGTCCGACGTCCTGCTGCTGCTCACGCTGCCCTTCTGGGCTGTGGAAGCGACTCAGGGATGGATATTTGGCACTGGCCTCTGTAAAACCACTGGAGCACTGTTTAAG ATCAACTTCTACTGTGGGATCTTTCTCCTGGCCTGCATCAGTGTCGACCGCTACATGTCCATCATTCACGCGGTGCAGATGTACTCCCGGAAGAATCCTTGGGTGGTGCAGGTCAGCTGCCTGGCCGTGTGGCTCGTCTGCATCCTGCTCTCCATTCCCGACTGGCTGTACCTTACAGTTTCGTTCGATTCCAGACGGAATAAGACAGAGTGCGTGTATGACTACCCCCAACCTCAGGCGAGTTGGCGTTTGGGCTTCCGTCTGCTCTACCATGTTCTAGGCTTCCTCATCCCTGCCACCATTATGGTGTTCTGCTACACCCGCATCCTGCTGCGTCTCTGCCGCGGCTCCCAGAGCATGCAGAAACAGAGGGCCATGCGAGTGATCCTGGCCCTGGTGGTGGCCTTCTTCATCAGCTGGACGCCCTACAACATCACCCTGATGGCGGATACGCTGCAAACCAACGTCAGCTCGACCTCCGACTCATCCAGCTGCCACACAATGACCACGCTGGACATCACCCAGACCATCACCTCCACGCTGGGCTACATGCACTGCTGCGTCAACCCCCTACTGTATGCCTTTGTGGGGGTGAAGTTCCGGCGCCACCTGGTGGAGATGCTAAAGGCAATGCACTGCCCGCTGAAGAGCAGGATGGCCTCAATTTCCCGCAGGAGCTCCATGTGGTCTGAGACAGGGGACACCACCAACACCTCAGCCTTCTGA
- the cxcr3.1 gene encoding C-X-C chemokine receptor type 3.1 isoform X1, which produces MDDFGQGAQKIILEGADFDGMIGDYYNYSEYNEDETCCVGAVCDQNHSMEFAAVFVPVLYSVALVLGLVGNGLVVAVLWHKRRSWNVTDTFILHLAVSDVLLLLTLPFWAVEATQGWIFGTGLCKTTGALFKINFYCGIFLLACISVDRYMSIIHAVQMYSRKNPWVVQVSCLAVWLVCILLSIPDWLYLTVSFDSRRNKTECVYDYPQPQASWRLGFRLLYHVLGFLIPATIMVFCYTRILLRLCRGSQSMQKQRAMRVILALVVAFFISWTPYNITLMADTLQTNVSSTSDSSSCHTMTTLDITQTITSTLGYMHCCVNPLLYAFVGVKFRRHLVEMLKAMHCPLKSRMASISRRSSMWSETGDTTNTSAF; this is translated from the exons ATGGATGACTTTGGG CAGGGTGCACAGAAAATAATACTTGAAGGAGCGGACTTCGATGGCATGATAGGTGACTATTACAATTATTCTGAATATAATGAGGATGAAACCTGCTGCGTTGGGGCCGTGTGCGATCAGAACCACAGCATGGAGTTTGCTGCGGTCTTCGTCCCGGTTCTGTACTCAGTGGCTTTGGTGCTGGGGTTGGTGGGGAACGGCTTGGTCGTGGCAGTGCTGTGGCACAAGAGGCGGAGCTGGAACGTGACTGACACCTTCATCCTGCACCTGGCGGTGTCCGACGTCCTGCTGCTGCTCACGCTGCCCTTCTGGGCTGTGGAAGCGACTCAGGGATGGATATTTGGCACTGGCCTCTGTAAAACCACTGGAGCACTGTTTAAG ATCAACTTCTACTGTGGGATCTTTCTCCTGGCCTGCATCAGTGTCGACCGCTACATGTCCATCATTCACGCGGTGCAGATGTACTCCCGGAAGAATCCTTGGGTGGTGCAGGTCAGCTGCCTGGCCGTGTGGCTCGTCTGCATCCTGCTCTCCATTCCCGACTGGCTGTACCTTACAGTTTCGTTCGATTCCAGACGGAATAAGACAGAGTGCGTGTATGACTACCCCCAACCTCAGGCGAGTTGGCGTTTGGGCTTCCGTCTGCTCTACCATGTTCTAGGCTTCCTCATCCCTGCCACCATTATGGTGTTCTGCTACACCCGCATCCTGCTGCGTCTCTGCCGCGGCTCCCAGAGCATGCAGAAACAGAGGGCCATGCGAGTGATCCTGGCCCTGGTGGTGGCCTTCTTCATCAGCTGGACGCCCTACAACATCACCCTGATGGCGGATACGCTGCAAACCAACGTCAGCTCGACCTCCGACTCATCCAGCTGCCACACAATGACCACGCTGGACATCACCCAGACCATCACCTCCACGCTGGGCTACATGCACTGCTGCGTCAACCCCCTACTGTATGCCTTTGTGGGGGTGAAGTTCCGGCGCCACCTGGTGGAGATGCTAAAGGCAATGCACTGCCCGCTGAAGAGCAGGATGGCCTCAATTTCCCGCAGGAGCTCCATGTGGTCTGAGACAGGGGACACCACCAACACCTCAGCCTTCTGA